The following proteins come from a genomic window of Miscanthus floridulus cultivar M001 chromosome 2, ASM1932011v1, whole genome shotgun sequence:
- the LOC136529076 gene encoding actin-depolymerizing factor 10 isoform X1, whose product MDKVTAAAALPWGGGSPAWIDVPERSKSAFMELKRRKVHRYVIFKIDDRTEEIVVEKTGAPGESYDDFTASLPADDCRYAVYDLDFVSDDNCRKSKIFFISWSPSDSRIRAKTIYAVSRNQFRHELDGVHFEIQATDPDDMDLEVLRGRANRT is encoded by the exons ATGGACAAGGTTACGGCGGCCGCCGCGTTGCCATGG GGAGGCGGTTCCCCGGCGTGGATCGACGTGCCGGAACGGAGCAAGAGCGCGTTCATGGAGCTGAAGCGGAGGAAGGTCCACCGGTACGTGATCTTCAAGATCGACGACAGGACGGAGGAGATCGTCGTCGAGAAGACCGGTGCGCCCGGGGAGAGCTACGACGACTTCACGGCGTCGCTGCCGGCCGATGACTGCCGGTACGCCGTCTACGACCTGGATTTCGTCAGCGACGACAACTGCAGGAAAAGCAAGATCTTCTTCATCTCCTG GTCGCCTTCAGATTCTCGCATCCGTGCCAAGACCATATATGCCGTGTCAAGGAACCAATTCCGTCATGAGCTTGATGGGGTGCACTTTGAGATCCAAGCCACTGACCCTGATGACATGGATCTGGAAGTTCTCAGGGGCCGTGCTAACAGAACCTGA
- the LOC136529076 gene encoding actin-depolymerizing factor 10 isoform X2, translated as MEVLGFAAMGGGSPAWIDVPERSKSAFMELKRRKVHRYVIFKIDDRTEEIVVEKTGAPGESYDDFTASLPADDCRYAVYDLDFVSDDNCRKSKIFFISWSPSDSRIRAKTIYAVSRNQFRHELDGVHFEIQATDPDDMDLEVLRGRANRT; from the exons ATGGAGGTTCTTGGGTTCGCGGCAATG GGAGGCGGTTCCCCGGCGTGGATCGACGTGCCGGAACGGAGCAAGAGCGCGTTCATGGAGCTGAAGCGGAGGAAGGTCCACCGGTACGTGATCTTCAAGATCGACGACAGGACGGAGGAGATCGTCGTCGAGAAGACCGGTGCGCCCGGGGAGAGCTACGACGACTTCACGGCGTCGCTGCCGGCCGATGACTGCCGGTACGCCGTCTACGACCTGGATTTCGTCAGCGACGACAACTGCAGGAAAAGCAAGATCTTCTTCATCTCCTG GTCGCCTTCAGATTCTCGCATCCGTGCCAAGACCATATATGCCGTGTCAAGGAACCAATTCCGTCATGAGCTTGATGGGGTGCACTTTGAGATCCAAGCCACTGACCCTGATGACATGGATCTGGAAGTTCTCAGGGGCCGTGCTAACAGAACCTGA